The following proteins are encoded in a genomic region of Terriglobia bacterium:
- a CDS encoding hydantoinase B/oxoprolinase family protein has protein sequence MPIPTLAEKLQWLKPAPATAHEIECAAKLRQGDYEIGVQITNDILDEAMEIFVRSSRSYFGVSGDSMVAIFTAGGDLINASCGTYLHAIIQPIVIKFILKYYSENPGIHDGDIWYTNDALYGGIHNPDQVALMPVFHNGKLLAWASAALHTTETGAIEPGGMPVSAKSRFEEGLNLPPIKIGENFKLRNDFLEFYGVYGLRAPAMFISDLRARCTTTDRVRVRLLELVEKRGPDYLVGLIRKMQDTAEAGARQKVKSLPDGKFRAVVFNDAIGWTPALVRSCFLTLTKKGEKITFDFTGTSPENPSSYNVHTQAVVGHIANFMYEYIFHDLPICSSTFAPIDFEFPEGIILNPDKLAATSCCVFIGMQTRNATHNAFAKMVFSSANLWHQVAAAPGSQHTSQICAGLSQWNLAVSDVLSFSLNTQGQGGRSETDGMDSYGFAWCAFGRAPDSEQVESELPLSVMLSQHWRDSCGHGQHRGGSGAVQQWMIHKMPNMVSMCMGNGSKVPIGQPLFGGYASSPIPGISIRKADLLKQMKEGNPELEMDHRTIIDKATIHGDWKFELIARTPKVYEEGDLLFGFSGGGPGYGDPLERDPESVMDDLKKKIISDWTAQNIYKIAYDPERRKVNIEKTKQQRQEERKARLARGKSYDDFQQEWTKKSPPKEALLYYGTWPDAKATGPVFRP, from the coding sequence ATGCCCATACCCACATTAGCGGAAAAACTCCAGTGGCTGAAGCCCGCCCCCGCCACGGCGCACGAGATCGAGTGCGCCGCGAAGCTCCGTCAGGGCGACTACGAAATCGGTGTGCAGATCACCAATGACATCCTGGACGAAGCCATGGAGATCTTCGTCCGTTCCTCGCGCAGCTATTTCGGCGTGTCCGGCGACTCCATGGTGGCCATTTTCACCGCCGGCGGCGACCTGATCAACGCCTCCTGCGGCACCTATCTGCACGCTATCATTCAGCCCATCGTCATCAAGTTCATCCTCAAGTATTACTCGGAAAATCCGGGGATTCACGACGGTGACATCTGGTACACCAATGACGCCCTCTACGGCGGCATTCACAACCCGGACCAGGTGGCCTTGATGCCCGTGTTTCACAACGGCAAGCTGCTGGCCTGGGCTTCCGCCGCCTTGCATACTACCGAAACGGGCGCCATCGAGCCCGGCGGCATGCCGGTCAGCGCCAAGTCCCGCTTCGAGGAAGGCCTGAACCTTCCGCCCATCAAGATCGGCGAAAATTTCAAGCTGCGGAATGATTTTCTCGAATTCTACGGCGTCTATGGCCTCCGTGCGCCCGCCATGTTCATCTCCGACCTCCGGGCCCGCTGCACGACCACCGATCGCGTCCGCGTCCGCTTGCTCGAGTTGGTGGAAAAGCGCGGACCGGACTATCTGGTGGGATTGATCCGCAAGATGCAGGACACCGCCGAAGCAGGCGCTCGCCAGAAGGTTAAATCTCTTCCGGACGGCAAGTTCCGCGCCGTGGTCTTCAATGACGCCATCGGCTGGACGCCCGCGCTCGTTCGCTCGTGTTTCCTCACCCTCACCAAAAAGGGCGAAAAAATCACCTTTGATTTTACGGGCACGTCGCCGGAAAATCCCTCGTCCTACAATGTGCACACCCAGGCCGTGGTCGGGCACATCGCCAATTTTATGTATGAGTACATCTTCCATGACCTCCCGATCTGCAGCTCCACCTTTGCCCCCATCGACTTCGAGTTTCCGGAAGGGATCATTCTCAATCCGGATAAGCTGGCTGCGACCAGTTGTTGCGTCTTCATCGGTATGCAGACGCGCAACGCGACGCACAACGCCTTTGCCAAAATGGTGTTTTCCAGCGCAAACCTCTGGCACCAGGTGGCCGCCGCGCCGGGCAGTCAGCATACCTCGCAGATCTGCGCGGGGCTTTCGCAGTGGAACTTGGCCGTCTCCGACGTGCTTTCCTTCTCCTTGAATACCCAGGGGCAGGGCGGGCGCTCCGAAACCGACGGGATGGATTCCTATGGTTTTGCTTGGTGCGCGTTTGGCCGCGCGCCCGATTCCGAACAGGTCGAGAGCGAGCTGCCCTTGTCGGTCATGCTCTCCCAGCACTGGCGGGATTCCTGCGGGCACGGCCAGCATCGTGGCGGCTCCGGCGCCGTGCAACAGTGGATGATCCACAAGATGCCCAACATGGTATCCATGTGCATGGGGAACGGGAGCAAAGTGCCGATCGGCCAGCCTCTGTTCGGTGGATATGCTTCGTCACCTATTCCGGGAATTAGCATCCGGAAAGCCGACCTGCTGAAACAGATGAAGGAAGGCAACCCCGAACTTGAGATGGATCACCGCACGATCATCGACAAGGCCACCATTCATGGCGATTGGAAATTTGAGCTCATCGCCCGCACTCCCAAGGTCTATGAAGAGGGCGACTTGCTCTTCGGTTTCAGCGGCGGAGGGCCCGGCTATGGCGATCCCTTGGAACGCGATCCGGAATCGGTGATGGACGACCTGAAGAAAAAGATTATCTCGGACTGGACCGCACAGAATATTTACAAGATCGCCTATGATCCCGAGCGGCGCAAAGTAAATATCGAGAAGACCAAGCAGCAGCGCCAGGAGGAGCGAAAGGCCCGGCTGGCCCGCGGCAAATCCTACGACGACTTCCAGCAGGAGTGGACCAAGAAGAGCCCGCCCAAGGAGGCGTTGCTCTACTACGGCACCTGGCCCGACGCCAAGGCCACGGGACCCGTCTTCCGGCCTTGA